From the Streptomyces syringium genome, one window contains:
- the pcp gene encoding pyroglutamyl-peptidase I, producing MTRVLLTGFEPFGGESLNPSWQAVRAVAVDPPQGIDVHAAQLPCVFGDAIDALYDAVRETEPDLVVCVGQAGGRPHLTVERVAVNIDDAVIPDNLGARPVDEPVVPGGPAAYFATLPVKACVAAVRDAGLPAAVSQTAGTYVCNHVFYALMHLAATERPGLRGGFVHVPYAPEQVTDRALPSLPVATVAEGLRMIVITAAHRTEDVRAVGGATH from the coding sequence ATGACCCGGGTACTGCTGACCGGATTCGAACCCTTCGGCGGCGAGAGCCTCAACCCCTCCTGGCAGGCCGTGCGCGCCGTCGCCGTCGACCCGCCCCAGGGGATCGACGTGCACGCCGCCCAACTGCCCTGCGTCTTCGGCGACGCCATCGACGCCCTGTACGACGCCGTCCGCGAGACCGAGCCCGACCTCGTCGTCTGCGTCGGCCAGGCCGGCGGCCGCCCCCACCTGACCGTCGAGCGCGTCGCCGTCAACATCGACGACGCCGTCATCCCCGACAATCTGGGCGCCCGGCCCGTCGACGAACCCGTAGTCCCCGGCGGCCCGGCCGCCTATTTCGCCACCCTCCCCGTCAAGGCCTGCGTCGCCGCCGTCCGCGACGCGGGCCTGCCCGCCGCCGTTTCGCAGACCGCCGGCACCTACGTCTGCAACCACGTCTTCTACGCCCTGATGCACCTCGCCGCGACCGAACGCCCCGGCCTGCGGGGCGGGTTCGTCCACGTTCCCTACGCGCCGGAACAGGTCACCGACCGGGCCCTGCCGTCACTCCCCGTGGCCACCGTCGCCGAGGGGCTGCGTATGATCGTGATCACCGCCGCACACCGCACCGAGGACGTACGCGCTGTGGGGGGCGCCACACACTGA
- a CDS encoding biotin-dependent carboxyltransferase family protein gives MSALTVLRSGALTTVQDLGRPGHAHLGVPRSGALDRPAHRLANRLVGNPAAFATLETTVDGCAVRTDTAVTAAVTGAPCPVRVDGRPVAWGAPVRLAAGAVLDVGSARAGLRCYVAFGGGVAVPRVLGSRSRDLLSGLGPAPLAEGMSLPLGAPCGPPLTADTVPSAGPPTAGLVLPVVLGPRDDWFTPGARRALAGGAFRVSPASNRIGLRTEGPRLERAREGELPSEGMVLGAVQVPPDGRPVVFLADHPTTGGYPVVGVVPEPSLAAAAQAVPGTPVRFVPVRV, from the coding sequence GTGAGCGCCCTGACGGTGCTGCGGTCCGGGGCGCTGACCACCGTGCAGGACCTCGGCCGGCCCGGCCACGCGCATCTCGGGGTGCCCCGCTCCGGCGCCCTCGACCGGCCCGCGCACCGGCTCGCCAACCGCCTGGTGGGCAACCCCGCGGCGTTCGCCACCCTGGAGACCACCGTCGACGGGTGTGCCGTGCGCACGGACACGGCCGTGACGGCCGCCGTGACGGGGGCGCCCTGTCCGGTGCGGGTCGACGGCCGCCCGGTGGCGTGGGGCGCGCCGGTGCGGCTGGCGGCGGGTGCCGTGCTCGACGTGGGCAGCGCCCGCGCGGGGCTGCGCTGCTACGTGGCCTTCGGCGGCGGTGTGGCCGTGCCGCGGGTCCTCGGCAGCCGCTCCCGCGATCTGCTCTCCGGCCTTGGGCCCGCACCGCTCGCCGAGGGCATGTCCCTGCCGCTGGGCGCCCCTTGCGGGCCGCCGCTGACCGCGGACACCGTGCCCTCGGCCGGACCGCCCACGGCCGGGCTGGTGCTGCCGGTCGTCCTCGGCCCGCGGGACGACTGGTTCACCCCCGGTGCGCGGCGGGCCCTGGCGGGCGGCGCCTTCCGGGTGTCGCCGGCGAGCAACCGCATCGGGCTGCGCACCGAGGGGCCGCGTCTGGAGCGGGCGCGGGAGGGCGAACTCCCCAGCGAGGGCATGGTCCTCGGCGCCGTCCAGGTCCCGCCCGACGGCCGCCCGGTGGTCTTCCTCGCGGATCACCCGACGACCGGTGGCTACCCCGTCGTCGGGGTGGTCCCCGAGCCGTCGCTGGCCGCCGCGGCCCAGGCGGTGCCCGGCACGCCGGTGCGGTTCGTGCCCGTACGGGTGTAG
- the mdlC gene encoding benzoylformate decarboxylase — protein sequence MTTVRAATFELLRSRGVTTVFGNPGSTELPFLQDFPDDFRYVLGLQEAVVVGMADGYAQATGGTALVNLHTAPGVGNAMGAIITAAANHTPMVVTAGQQVRAMMTMEALLTNVDATVLPRPAVKWAYEPPRAQDVPAALARAFHLAETAPRGPVFLSLPMDDFDVELDEAEYAGALAAARRRVHDGTAAAAPAVQDLARRLAEAANPVLVTGGAIDAEGAWEAAVALAEHRRLPVWASPIEGRVGFPEDHPLYQGVLPPALAPLAQTLAGHDLVLVVGAPVFRYYPYVPGPVLPDGAELVLLTSDPDEAARAPVGDALVAGLRPTLELLTEVLEKKGGGDGPADAAAGVTTAPTVAETGPGAQSAPAADPAPEPMSAVDALAAVASAAPPETVWVNESPSNVQAFRDHVRIDRPGSFLMTTGGGLGFGLAAAVGARLGRPDRPVVALVGDGSAQYAITALWTAAAYRVPVTFVIPANREYAILKWFGRFENTPGVPGLDIPGIDLCALARGYGVPAHRATDAAHLAELVAAATTSPDGPVLIVAPITTVPPTL from the coding sequence ATGACGACCGTACGCGCAGCCACTTTTGAGCTGTTGCGGTCCCGTGGAGTGACGACGGTGTTCGGCAATCCGGGCTCCACGGAACTCCCCTTCCTCCAGGACTTCCCCGACGACTTCCGGTACGTGCTCGGTCTCCAGGAAGCCGTCGTCGTCGGGATGGCCGACGGGTACGCGCAGGCCACCGGCGGGACCGCCCTGGTCAATCTCCACACGGCTCCCGGCGTCGGCAACGCCATGGGCGCCATCATCACCGCGGCCGCCAACCACACGCCCATGGTGGTGACCGCCGGGCAGCAGGTCCGCGCCATGATGACCATGGAGGCGCTGCTGACCAACGTGGACGCCACCGTCCTGCCCCGTCCGGCCGTGAAGTGGGCCTACGAACCACCGCGCGCGCAGGACGTGCCGGCGGCGCTGGCCCGGGCCTTCCACTTGGCCGAGACCGCGCCGCGCGGCCCGGTGTTCCTGTCGCTGCCGATGGACGACTTCGACGTGGAGCTGGACGAGGCGGAGTACGCGGGGGCGCTGGCCGCGGCGCGCCGCCGGGTCCACGACGGCACCGCGGCCGCCGCGCCCGCCGTGCAGGACCTCGCCCGACGGCTGGCGGAGGCCGCCAATCCGGTGCTGGTGACCGGTGGCGCGATCGACGCCGAAGGGGCCTGGGAGGCGGCCGTCGCGCTCGCCGAGCACCGGCGGCTGCCGGTGTGGGCCTCGCCCATCGAGGGCCGGGTCGGCTTCCCCGAGGACCATCCCCTCTACCAGGGCGTCCTGCCACCGGCCCTCGCGCCGCTGGCGCAGACCCTGGCCGGACACGATCTGGTGCTGGTGGTGGGGGCGCCCGTCTTCCGCTACTACCCCTATGTGCCCGGCCCGGTGCTGCCGGACGGCGCGGAGCTGGTGCTGCTCACCAGCGACCCCGACGAGGCGGCGCGGGCACCCGTCGGCGACGCCCTCGTCGCGGGGCTGCGGCCCACCCTGGAGCTGCTGACGGAGGTGCTGGAGAAGAAGGGCGGCGGCGACGGCCCGGCGGACGCGGCCGCGGGGGTGACGACGGCGCCCACGGTGGCGGAGACCGGGCCCGGAGCGCAGAGCGCCCCGGCCGCCGACCCGGCCCCCGAGCCGATGTCCGCGGTGGACGCCCTCGCGGCCGTCGCGAGTGCCGCCCCGCCCGAGACCGTGTGGGTCAACGAGTCGCCCTCCAACGTCCAGGCCTTCCGCGACCATGTGCGCATCGACCGGCCGGGGTCCTTCCTGATGACCACCGGCGGCGGTCTGGGCTTCGGTCTCGCGGCGGCGGTGGGCGCCCGGCTCGGCCGGCCGGACCGGCCCGTGGTGGCGCTCGTCGGTGACGGTTCCGCCCAGTACGCGATCACCGCGCTGTGGACGGCGGCCGCCTACCGCGTCCCGGTCACCTTCGTGATCCCGGCCAACCGGGAGTACGCGATCCTCAAATGGTTCGGCCGCTTCGAGAACACCCCAGGGGTGCCCGGTCTGGACATCCCCGGCATCGACCTGTGCGCCCTGGCCCGGGGCTACGGGGTCCCCGCGCACCGCGCCACGGACGCCGCGCACCTCGCCGAGCTGGTCGCGGCCGCCACCACATCGCCGGACGGG
- a CDS encoding LamB/YcsF family protein — protein MTGPADGPGTTPRPALDLNADLGEGFGRWRLTDDDALLSVVTSANIACGFHAGDPSTMRRVCERAVELGVRIGAQVSYRDLAGFGRRAMDVPPDELADEITYQIGALRVFAQAAGADVAYVKPHGALYNRTVTDAAQAAAVVAGISGAGGALPVLGLPGSLLHEAAGRAGLPVVTEAFADRAYTAAGTLVSRREPGSVITDPDAVVTRSVRIARASAVLALTGEEVAVEARSLCLHGDTPGAAQLARRVRDGLEAAGVRIEAFA, from the coding sequence ATGACCGGACCTGCCGACGGGCCGGGCACGACGCCCCGGCCGGCGCTCGACCTCAACGCCGATCTGGGCGAGGGCTTCGGCCGCTGGCGGCTCACCGACGACGACGCACTGCTGTCGGTCGTCACCAGCGCGAACATCGCCTGCGGCTTCCACGCCGGGGACCCCTCCACGATGCGCCGGGTGTGCGAGCGCGCCGTCGAACTCGGCGTGCGCATCGGCGCCCAGGTCTCCTACCGCGACCTGGCCGGCTTCGGCCGCCGCGCCATGGACGTGCCGCCGGACGAGCTCGCCGACGAGATCACCTACCAGATCGGCGCGTTGCGCGTCTTCGCACAGGCGGCCGGTGCGGACGTCGCGTATGTGAAGCCGCACGGCGCGCTCTACAACCGCACGGTCACCGACGCCGCCCAGGCGGCCGCCGTGGTGGCGGGCATATCCGGTGCGGGCGGGGCGCTGCCCGTCCTCGGGCTGCCCGGCTCGCTGCTGCACGAGGCCGCCGGACGGGCCGGACTGCCGGTGGTCACCGAGGCGTTCGCCGACCGCGCGTACACCGCCGCGGGCACGCTCGTCTCCCGCCGGGAGCCCGGCTCCGTGATCACCGACCCGGACGCCGTCGTCACCCGGTCCGTCCGCATCGCCCGCGCGTCCGCCGTCCTCGCCCTCACCGGCGAGGAGGTCGCCGTCGAGGCCCGCTCGCTGTGCCTGCACGGCGACACCCCCGGGGCCGCGCAGCTCGCCCGCCGGGTGCGGGACGGACTGGAGGCCGCCGGCGTCCGGATCGAGGCGTTCGCGTGA
- the pxpB gene encoding 5-oxoprolinase subunit PxpB encodes MRALPVGRRALLVEVATAEQAQALHAELLRRRATGSLPPVAEIVPAARTVLLDGLDDPRALAEDLTSWSIPPLTAAGSAAVVLPVRYDGADLAEVAALWRVPEDEVPRIHSGLEFRVAFCGFAPGFGYLTGLPERLRVPRRSTPRTAVPAGSVGLAGPYTGVYPRSSPGGWQLIGRTDAALWDPAREPAALLAPGTRVRFEALA; translated from the coding sequence GTGCGCGCCCTTCCCGTCGGGCGCCGCGCCCTGCTCGTCGAGGTCGCCACCGCCGAACAGGCCCAGGCCCTGCACGCCGAGCTGCTGCGCCGCCGAGCCACCGGGTCGCTGCCGCCCGTGGCCGAGATCGTGCCCGCGGCCCGCACCGTCCTGCTGGACGGCCTCGACGACCCGCGCGCCCTCGCCGAGGACCTCACGAGCTGGTCCATACCCCCGCTGACCGCCGCCGGCAGCGCGGCCGTCGTCCTGCCGGTCCGCTACGACGGGGCCGACCTCGCCGAGGTCGCGGCCCTGTGGCGGGTACCGGAGGACGAGGTCCCGCGCATCCATTCCGGCCTCGAATTCCGCGTCGCCTTCTGCGGTTTCGCACCCGGCTTCGGCTATCTCACCGGTCTGCCCGAGCGGTTGCGGGTGCCACGCCGGTCCACTCCGCGCACGGCCGTGCCCGCCGGGTCGGTGGGCCTGGCCGGCCCCTACACCGGGGTCTACCCGCGCTCCTCCCCCGGCGGCTGGCAGCTCATCGGCCGTACCGACGCCGCCCTGTGGGACCCCGCGCGGGAGCCGGCCGCGCTGCTCGCCCCGGGCACCCGCGTGCGCTTCGAGGCACTCGCGTGA
- a CDS encoding DUF969 domain-containing protein, translated as MLVLLGVLVVVIGFATRRNPLLVVGVAGIATGLLGGLSPQKVLAAFGTGFASSRAVTIFVITLPVIGLLERYGLQEQARRLITRFAGLTTGRFLALYLLLRQITAALGLLSVFGHAQTVRPLAAPMAEGAAERRHGPLPDKAREKVRSFAASADNVGLFFGEDVFLAVGSILLITGFVNTTYHTHLEPLQLALWAIPTALCALTIHGWRLLRLDRALAAGDTGAGAREALDRKAAK; from the coding sequence ATGCTCGTTCTCCTGGGCGTCCTCGTGGTCGTGATCGGCTTCGCCACGAGGCGCAACCCCCTGCTGGTCGTCGGTGTCGCGGGCATCGCCACCGGCCTGCTCGGCGGGCTCTCGCCGCAGAAGGTGCTGGCCGCCTTCGGCACCGGCTTCGCCTCCAGCCGGGCGGTGACGATCTTCGTGATCACCCTCCCCGTCATCGGCCTCCTGGAGCGCTACGGGCTCCAGGAGCAGGCCCGCCGGCTGATCACCCGCTTCGCCGGGCTCACCACCGGCCGTTTCCTGGCCCTCTACCTCCTGCTCCGTCAGATCACCGCCGCACTCGGGCTCCTCAGCGTCTTCGGACACGCCCAGACCGTCCGACCGCTCGCCGCCCCCATGGCCGAGGGCGCGGCCGAGCGGCGCCACGGCCCGCTGCCCGACAAGGCCCGGGAGAAGGTGCGCTCCTTCGCCGCCAGCGCCGACAACGTCGGGCTCTTCTTCGGCGAGGACGTCTTCCTGGCCGTCGGCTCGATCCTGCTCATCACCGGATTCGTCAACACCACCTACCACACCCACCTCGAACCGCTGCAGCTCGCGCTGTGGGCCATACCCACCGCCCTGTGCGCCCTCACCATCCACGGCTGGCGGCTGCTGCGCCTGGACCGGGCACTGGCCGCCGGGGACACCGGAGCCGGCGCGCGCGAGGCCCTCGACCGGAAGGCCGCCAAGTGA
- a CDS encoding GntR family transcriptional regulator, translating into MARSTAQRVADALRTRIEGGGLPPGTQLSEEALGRDLGVSRNTLREAFRLLIHESLVVHVLNRGVFVRVLEPADVTDIYRVRAALETAGVRAADGADRTLRDAVGRAVAEGERAAAGHDWREVGSADLRFHRALAALAGSARIDTAMDRLLAELRLAFHAMPSPRRFHEPFLARNRALAALLDDGAYDRAEAELTTYLDDARTLILDVMRETSR; encoded by the coding sequence ATGGCCCGATCCACCGCGCAGCGCGTGGCCGACGCGCTGCGCACCCGTATCGAGGGCGGCGGACTGCCGCCCGGCACCCAGCTGTCCGAGGAGGCGCTCGGCCGGGACCTCGGGGTGTCGCGCAATACGCTGCGCGAGGCCTTCCGGCTGCTCATCCACGAGAGCCTGGTCGTCCACGTGCTGAACCGGGGGGTGTTCGTCCGGGTCCTGGAGCCCGCCGACGTCACGGACATCTACCGGGTGCGCGCCGCCCTGGAGACCGCGGGGGTACGGGCCGCCGACGGCGCGGACCGGACGCTGCGCGACGCCGTCGGCCGGGCGGTGGCCGAGGGCGAGCGCGCCGCGGCCGGTCACGACTGGCGGGAGGTGGGCTCGGCGGACCTGCGCTTCCACCGGGCGCTCGCGGCGCTGGCCGGCAGCGCCCGCATCGACACCGCCATGGACCGGCTGCTGGCCGAACTGCGCCTGGCCTTCCACGCGATGCCCTCGCCGCGCCGCTTCCACGAACCGTTCCTGGCGCGCAACCGCGCCCTCGCCGCCCTCCTCGACGACGGCGCGTACGACCGCGCCGAGGCCGAGCTGACCACCTATCTGGACGACGCACGGACACTCATACTCGACGTGATGCGGGAGACCAGCCGATGA
- a CDS encoding glycosyltransferase family 4 protein has protein sequence MRIVIVTESFPPDVNGVALCAEQTARHLARRGHEPLVVTPSGPYDPGGGEDDAGWYPVVRVPSIPLPGCPGIRVALPSRRLPGALAAHRPDIVHLASPFVLGARGMSAAARLGVPAVAVHQTDLGGYARTHPGTGGHLAWRRIRAVHTAADRTLAPSSAAARDLVAHGVPRVRLWPRGVDSTRFHPARRDPELRRALAPGGELIVGYVGRLAPEKRVELLAPVCALPGVRLVIVGDGPSAAGLRTALPGARFLGSRTGEGLARIFASLDVFVHTGPQETFCQTGQEAQASGVPVIAPAVGGPLDLIDHGRTGLLVRPCDAEAVRDAVLALEPCRARRAAYGRAGRESVLGRTWTVIGDRLLDHYDDVLARRCARSRPAVEGSTV, from the coding sequence ATGCGCATCGTCATCGTCACCGAGTCCTTCCCGCCCGACGTCAACGGCGTCGCCCTCTGCGCCGAGCAGACCGCCCGGCACCTGGCCCGGCGCGGCCACGAACCGCTCGTCGTCACCCCGTCGGGCCCCTACGATCCGGGCGGTGGCGAAGACGACGCCGGGTGGTACCCCGTCGTGCGGGTCCCCTCGATACCGCTGCCCGGCTGTCCGGGGATCCGCGTCGCGCTGCCGAGCCGACGGCTGCCCGGGGCGCTGGCCGCCCACCGGCCCGACATCGTCCACCTCGCGAGCCCTTTCGTGCTCGGCGCGCGCGGCATGAGCGCCGCCGCGCGCCTCGGCGTGCCCGCCGTCGCCGTCCACCAGACCGACCTCGGCGGCTACGCCCGCACCCATCCGGGCACCGGCGGCCACCTCGCCTGGCGGCGGATACGGGCGGTGCACACGGCCGCCGACCGCACCCTCGCGCCCTCCTCCGCCGCCGCCCGCGACCTCGTCGCGCACGGCGTCCCCCGGGTACGGCTGTGGCCGCGCGGCGTGGACTCCACCCGCTTCCACCCCGCACGGCGCGACCCCGAGCTGCGCCGCGCGCTCGCCCCCGGCGGCGAGCTGATCGTCGGCTACGTGGGCCGGCTCGCCCCGGAGAAACGCGTCGAGCTGCTCGCACCCGTCTGCGCGCTGCCGGGCGTGCGCCTCGTCATCGTCGGCGACGGCCCCAGCGCCGCCGGGCTGCGCACCGCCCTGCCCGGGGCCCGCTTCCTCGGCAGCCGCACCGGCGAGGGCCTCGCCCGGATCTTCGCCTCGCTGGACGTCTTCGTCCACACCGGCCCCCAGGAGACCTTCTGCCAGACCGGGCAGGAGGCGCAGGCCAGTGGCGTACCGGTGATCGCACCGGCGGTCGGCGGCCCCCTCGACCTCATCGACCACGGCCGCACCGGCCTGCTCGTGCGGCCCTGTGACGCCGAGGCGGTCCGCGACGCCGTCCTCGCCCTGGAACCCTGCCGCGCCCGGCGCGCCGCGTACGGACGGGCCGGCCGCGAGTCCGTCCTCGGCCGCACCTGGACGGTGATCGGCGACCGGCTCCTGGACCACTACGACGACGTCCTGGCCCGCCGGTGCGCCCGCAGCCGGCCGGCCGTGGAGGGGAGCACGGTCTGA
- a CDS encoding SPW repeat protein, with translation MSAPTSPRIDQHPDLLALRAHSEETTATPTAQGVEALAFMCGVYLAASPWIVGFNGSTTLAITNLIAGAAFACLLGGFGSAYERTHAMSWAALCIAAWTIVAPWVVAGNVDTTRAIVSNIIVGGVALLCSLALAGLGMSRSRR, from the coding sequence GTGAGCGCTCCTACGTCGCCCCGTATCGACCAGCACCCGGACCTCCTGGCGCTCCGCGCGCACTCGGAGGAAACCACCGCGACACCCACCGCACAGGGCGTCGAAGCCCTCGCCTTTATGTGTGGCGTCTATCTGGCCGCCTCACCATGGATTGTCGGATTCAACGGCTCAACGACCCTGGCCATCACCAACCTGATCGCCGGTGCGGCCTTCGCTTGTCTGCTCGGCGGCTTCGGGTCGGCGTATGAGCGTACGCACGCGATGAGCTGGGCCGCGCTGTGCATAGCCGCGTGGACGATCGTCGCGCCCTGGGTCGTGGCGGGCAACGTCGACACCACCCGGGCCATCGTCAGCAACATCATCGTCGGTGGCGTGGCCCTCCTGTGCTCCCTCGCCCTCGCGGGGCTGGGAATGAGCAGATCCAGGCGCTGA
- a CDS encoding DUF979 domain-containing protein, whose product MIKAEWFYWLVGGIFLVMAAQMLTDRSNPKRLGTAAFWGLLGLGFVYSTWVVDKSAPPEPLGVAVLVMVCLAGFGFTGRGEARTTTPEQRAESARRLGGKLFVPALAIPAVALVCAVGVKKLSLGGEPVLQKGSETILGLGIGSLVALAVGMVMLRERRITVPVHAGRSMLETMGWAMLLPQLLATLGTIFSVAGVGDQVRRITTAVLPDGSVLIAVVVYCAGMFLFTVIMGNGFAAFPVMTAAVGWPVLVEQAHGNASAVLAIGMLAGFCGTLVTPMAANYNVVPAALLELKDQYGPIKAQLPTAVALLGCNIVIMAAFAF is encoded by the coding sequence GTGATCAAGGCAGAGTGGTTCTACTGGCTCGTCGGGGGCATCTTCCTGGTGATGGCCGCCCAGATGCTCACCGACCGCAGCAATCCCAAGCGGCTGGGCACCGCCGCCTTCTGGGGCCTGCTCGGCCTCGGCTTCGTCTACAGCACCTGGGTCGTCGACAAGTCCGCCCCGCCCGAGCCGCTCGGGGTGGCCGTCCTCGTCATGGTCTGCCTCGCCGGCTTCGGCTTCACCGGGCGCGGCGAGGCCCGTACGACGACGCCCGAGCAGCGGGCGGAGAGCGCGCGGCGGCTGGGCGGCAAGCTGTTCGTGCCCGCCCTCGCCATCCCGGCCGTCGCCCTGGTCTGCGCGGTCGGCGTCAAGAAGCTGTCCCTGGGCGGCGAGCCCGTCCTGCAGAAGGGCAGCGAGACCATCCTCGGGCTCGGGATCGGCTCGCTGGTCGCCCTCGCCGTCGGGATGGTGATGCTGCGCGAGCGGCGGATCACCGTGCCCGTGCACGCCGGACGCTCGATGCTGGAGACGATGGGCTGGGCGATGCTGCTGCCGCAGCTGCTGGCGACGCTCGGCACGATCTTCTCCGTCGCGGGCGTCGGCGACCAGGTCCGCCGGATCACCACCGCGGTCCTGCCGGACGGCTCCGTTCTCATCGCCGTCGTCGTCTACTGCGCCGGGATGTTCCTCTTCACCGTGATCATGGGCAACGGCTTCGCCGCGTTCCCCGTGATGACCGCGGCAGTCGGCTGGCCGGTCCTGGTGGAGCAGGCGCACGGCAACGCCTCCGCGGTGCTCGCCATCGGGATGCTCGCGGGCTTCTGCGGCACGCTGGTGACGCCCATGGCCGCGAACTACAACGTCGTCCCCGCGGCCCTGCTGGAGCTCAAGGACCAGTACGGGCCCATCAAGGCACAACTGCCCACCGCGGTCGCCCTGCTCGGCTGCAATATCGTCATCATGGCCGCCTTTGCTTTTTGA